The region TTTCCAAAttcttatctacaaaatgtggaattttgaattttctggcataagaagatcatggatgcgtgttaaCTTAAaattggaagagggctcatttgaacggaaattagaagttttaatgCCCTTTGCAAGTAACCAAAAGCACTAGAGGGCAAATTCGCCCCTTCCCATACcccttttttccagaaaaatcaGAACAATTTTTTAAGATAACCATTGAATTAAGCATAGTAGAAAGGTCtgataactatgcctctgggggtGACAATACCCCCATAGTCCCTCGGGCAAGGAATGTATGCTATGCAAATATTCCATTGTTAACATCACtatttctttttggaaatacaTGGAATCCTCCGCCGGAGTTCACTGTAGGGAGGGGGACGGGAAATTCTTACGGATGTACTTTTCTGTGGAGAGGAAAGTTTACGGGAGGAATTATTCAGGTGAAATATTAAGGGGGGATGGAAGGGCCGTAATTTATACAATATGCcagttgtttacatataggaaTGGGGGTGATCTGGGAAAATTCTCCACAGAGGGGGAGGAGAGGAATTCATGGCATGGTTTGAAAACGCATAATAAAAgagtaaaaggaaaaacatgacgaaaataataaaatttctcGGAAGGGGTGGAGGGATTTACTTAGGGGTGAATTTGTCATGGGTAATGTTCGTGGGATGAATTTTTCTTGGGGAAGGGAtttcctggaaaatttttcaCGGGAAGGGAGGCAGATTTcccggcatgatttgaaaaaggatcagaaattaaataaataaaaaaacaattttttcaactgaaaaaatggaatttaaggGGGGCTAACACTTCCTCAGTCCTCACTCTTGACGCAaaaattagactttttttttttttttttttttttttttttttttttttttttttttttttttttttaatagccaaatGAAAAGAATCGTGAAatacaaaggccgtttaattggaGTAAGAATCTTTTTTAATGGACtaaaaaacgttagcgtaacAAGCGTGGGTTGAGGAAGAGGCATCCGCCCTAAAATACGGAATATTTGTTCGTttggtttaagttttattgttgctccttacttttagttgaaaaagactatttttttcatatatttaatttcttaaaaagggcactagatatTACATATTTATAATCATCATAAATAACAGATTTTCATTTCGCATATATTTTAAtcgaagtttcttttttataataccGATTTCTTTTAATAAGGGTCACTTTTCACATAAGTATTGCCAATGCGAAGTTTTTATGCAACCCTTTCTTAAAAGTGAGGGATGCTACTACTCTCTACTTTAACTTTCTCTATCTACGTTTGAGTTTACTGCTGATATGacaatatctcaagaattgtAATCATCCCTCGAAATGTGCATCgactttaatatttattaagagGGAGGGGgctgaaaagttaaaaattaattgtAGGGTCATCGTTCCCACGGTTTTCAAGGCAAATTCTTCGAACAAATAATTTGTTAGAAGGATGTCTCTCACAGACATCGGAAGGGCGGTTAAGGGGCAATGACCCCCAGGAAATAAGAAGATattataagaaaagaataaaaattctaatataaaacaaaaaataatcacttaaaaaagcaaaacaacgtttttagaaaaaacttttggtGGCACTTCCCCAACCACTCTCCTGATCATTTTTTGTGGCACCTATGAAGccttaaaaagtttaaaataaatatatttgtcaACTTTTAACGTTGCATTGACTAAGCGTATCTTAAAGAACTTTCTGCTCCACCACATGGTATTACAGCCTCTGAAATCAAGAACGTCAATTTATAGCTTTCCGAATTTATaacttccaaaatttttaattagttgCTTTTTTTCCTAGGCAAAGCTATAATTCTgtgccacaaaatggcagaaatcgCCAATTTAATGCAGTAATGTCTTTTTTACTGCTTAAAGTGGGCACTAAAActgttaattttcttttgagtaagtcatttcctattttctaggaccattagtATGATGTTTTCCTCTatagggaaaaaaaaagaaactgtccAACTCACAAACAAATAGATACGCGTCCGTGAtctttttctctgaaaaatgaaaaatttcacatttttgtagatggggctttgaaatattggaaaaatctATGATATATGGAATTTAGTTATGGAATTGTAGGAATAATAATCACTCTTTTGGTTGTGTTttactctttttcaaaaatcagacaaaattttGGTGTGTAGCTTTAAACTTGAGGAATTTCGCATATTTAGAACCGCAAGGAAAACGCCTTTCTTGTGTTTCTTTTTAGAGATTAGAGAGTTGTAAGTTAAtccttaatttttgttcgtccCCACGAACTCTGACTGCTGCAGAGTAGTTctgaagaagaaacaaataCTTTCCCAGATCTACAAACTGAAACTATAACTTACACATCAAGTTTTTCTCCTAGTTCATAATGCCTATGACGGAAAGCGTAAGGTCTGTCAGCATCAGAATAGCATACTTGTTTGATCTAAGAGAGTCTGGTAATGAGCGAGGAGCGAGGTTTATGAAAATTAtcctattttttactaatttgaCTTTCTGTTGCCAAGATGTAATTTCCTgaccttttttagctttaaaatatgTACTTGGAATTAATCCTACAATAATTTCACTTGAgactaattagaaaaaatatttattgttaagtaaaaataaactttttcaaccaaaaatacaagcacacacacacaaaaaaagagagaaaaaaaaattcaatcttcGAACCTAAGAGCATACAGTCACCGTCTTCTTCCTTGTACAAAGAAACGAAAAATCCTTGGATGAATAATAATGTTAGTGGCtcgtaaaattatattttcttctgaaaactatttttgaaaattgagccAATTTCACCTTCTTTGAGGTCTCGTGTCTTAGAGTACATCTTGGGTCGTTTTCTATTTGTACATAATTATGAGAAATTTTGTCACAATGTTTTAGATGGATGACCTTGTCTGAGCTCCAGTGCGATAAACGGTCGAAATGTCATACATTCGGAATAGAGCACAGGTTTTTGAGAAACAAACTttggaaataaacaaaataaataaaaaatccacACTGAAGGaaagatttccagtttttcaaGGTTCAAAAGAAGcatttaatttttcagctttGGTATCATTTTAGAGAATTTTATGTCTGCACAGATATAAAACGCAGGATTCTTAGCTACAACTTGGTAAAAGTGAAAATGGACGACATTTTTCCTGCAGTGCTGAAGCGTTTAtcagaaaaagggaaaatagaAAACAACTTCGGGAAGACAAATCAGATTGAGACGCTGACAAGCCTCATGCTCTTCGGTTCTTTTAACTTCCCATACATGTAACATGAAATCCTGATTACAAGTGAAACAATTTCTTCTTAAATAATTACACACACACACTTTCCTTTTACAAAGTAGTGGGAGATTTGTATGAATTGAAAGGATATATAAACAGTAAGCCAGACTATTTCTAACGCTAGAGCAAGTTTACAATATGTGTTAAGACCATTGACAAGTACTAGCCACTAAAGTTTTTCCAAGCCAACAAAGCCATAATTTGCTtatcttcttaatattaatccaactgttttatttcatttgattCTACTATACTTCAATTctacttctaatttattttcaaaacgttCGAAGCATATCTTCATGTCAAAACTGGTATGTAACTGAACTTGTCCAACgtaaattttcatcctgttAATTCTTGCTCGGTTAGcttaagtttttatgttattGGAGTGTTTTCAAGCTCCATCATTTTGCAAGGTATCAACATAGTCCTGGTGCTACTATTTACAAATACTAACACTACTCAGAAAACATAACAGAAAATCATCATGCTTAGCTACAGCATAACTGCAAAACATAACCAACAGCGTTTCAAAGGATCCATAAGCACttctgaaattaaaattatgcaAAGTTCTAAAGAATAACAGTGTTCATCAACTGCGGCCGAAATAAAATCAAGAGAAGAAACGACctattttttatagtaaaaaagtaaaaaaaacacgagAAGATATCGCTCACCCCTTACTAAAAAGACATTTGGCTACGTTGTGCAACTAGGTAGCAAAATGAACGActattttagaataaattttaaataagtttgccaggtattttcaattttgaaaataagtaaTGTTCATAATTTGACTTTTGTTAAAGAGCTGATGTCTATTGGTAATGACCAACCAAcaaataaatctattgattaatattataaaatctGTCAGGTAAGCATGCATAATTAATATGGGGAAGAAAGGCGACcaatttctataaaaattatagagaaCGTCGTAGGAATCCTGATACCTCAGGAAAATGAGCATGGTCCCAAATTTCTGCCCCCCTGCGTGCGTACCCGATATCAAAATCTAAAGTCACtattacaaaaaatagaaatgtgTGATTTGCTCATCAGATGAAGAAAAATTGGTTTCACAATTGCAGTCTTTTCTCTTTCTTAGTGTAGTTTCAGATTTCGAGGATATTATTTATACTGAAACATGAAAAACCAAACCGATGAAATACGAGATTACAGTTTTGTATacacaataaataaatgatactcAACCTATACAGTGATAAATATTATTAAGCAAATGTTATACACGAATTATTCATACTatgtttagaaaaaattatgtcaaattCTTTTCAGTTGCAtttcaaataagaaatttctGTAACCAAGTTgcaatttctataatttcttttttattttaaatcaaaaatatgaagacatattaaaaaataaatagatttttctttACAATATACCGGTACCATGAGGGCCCATGAACCTGAACCATGAGGGTTGTCACCCCCTTACCCATCCCCCAATGGTATATCTCAAAACAGTGCTTGAGAACCTAGAGCTTTAACTTAAATCACTAATAGTATGGCATACTATATGGTAAGCTCTGATAAACACGAGCTTGTCTGCTGTTGTAATTCCTTCGCATTGGTCCATTTCCTGCTAGATAAGATGCAGCATGCTGTGTAAGTGGTGCAGGTCCAAATTTCCAAGCTGGATCTGAAGTGATAAAGTTACTATTCGTGTCAGCAGCAAATACTTTAGCCATTCCAGTCGCTGCAGATTTAATATGGTTTGGGTATCTGGAAATTCCATAAACTATCGGCGCACTTGGGTCATTGTATCCAGGCGCAATCATTGATGAATAATCATAGCCTGAaatgattaaaatttattatgacttatttattatttgtaaaattgTCAAGCGAATTTTAGAGTCTATTTTCGCTTAAAG is a window of Artemia franciscana chromosome 7, ASM3288406v1, whole genome shotgun sequence DNA encoding:
- the LOC136029302 gene encoding uncharacterized protein LOC136029302, with amino-acid sequence MYLFFVLSTFAAVNAFPFESTESQVDGDEDGSLEDLQRPARTVDNTGFNIVPEIGYSDYNYDKPYQGNTVMTYGYRIPPGRYPTPSGYDYSSMIAPGYNDPSAPIVYGISRYPNHIKSAATGMAKVFAADTNSNFITSDPAWKFGPAPLTQHAASYLAGNGPMRRNYNSRQARVYQSLPYSMPYY